From Gammaproteobacteria bacterium, a single genomic window includes:
- a CDS encoding CHAD domain-containing protein translates to MSLNSYQYIMPRGINAEGLAEILRGHGLRLELHPSSVTERDFYDTFDWRLYAAGFVLFIDRSREASRLHLRALSDGLDIISVAAQEVPGFAHELPAGAMRDRLAPVVESRRLLDIASLKCSSRCFKVLDEENKTVARVLIERHGVVTGEGTRRLGLGERLVVAPVRGYPEPLQQLRALFEHQLGLVRLNGTALEEALAALGRHPLDYSSKLRIPLHAEIPAGEAARRILAALLDTIEANEDGVRQDLDLEFLHDLRVAVRRTRSLLGQMKEALPRSCVHYRQEFAWIGRSTGAVRDLDVQTLGFPAHAAALSPSGMSDLEPLREAMRAQRSRERCGLLETLASPRYRRLKKDWRALLESKDATAWAATDEARQPALAVASAMIRHRYHKAFKVGAALTPESPDTEMHRLRMQCKKLRYLLEFFAALFPRDDVKHLVKLLKGLQDNLGEFQDLSVLLEALPAYAEKLNGGERANRARNALGPLTEHLLRRKGEVRAEFAAVWAKFAHQQHQNRFNRLFGSD, encoded by the coding sequence ATGTCTTTAAATAGCTATCAGTACATCATGCCGCGCGGCATAAACGCCGAGGGTCTGGCGGAGATCCTGCGCGGGCACGGTCTGCGACTCGAACTGCACCCTTCTTCCGTCACCGAGCGGGATTTCTACGACACCTTCGATTGGCGCCTGTACGCCGCCGGTTTCGTGCTGTTCATCGATCGCTCCCGCGAGGCTTCCCGGCTGCATCTGCGCGCCCTCTCCGACGGTCTCGACATCATCAGCGTCGCCGCGCAGGAGGTCCCGGGTTTCGCCCATGAATTGCCCGCCGGGGCCATGCGTGACCGCCTGGCGCCCGTGGTGGAGTCGCGGCGTCTGCTCGATATCGCATCGCTCAAGTGTTCCAGTCGCTGCTTCAAGGTGCTGGACGAGGAAAACAAGACGGTGGCGCGCGTGCTCATCGAGCGGCACGGCGTGGTGACCGGGGAGGGCACCCGCCGGCTTGGCCTGGGCGAGCGTCTGGTGGTGGCGCCGGTACGCGGGTATCCCGAGCCTCTGCAGCAGTTGCGCGCGCTGTTCGAGCATCAGCTCGGCCTGGTCCGCTTGAACGGCACCGCCCTCGAAGAGGCGCTGGCCGCGCTCGGCCGGCATCCCCTGGACTATTCCTCGAAACTGCGCATACCGCTGCATGCGGAGATCCCGGCGGGGGAGGCGGCACGCCGCATCCTGGCCGCCCTGCTCGACACCATCGAGGCCAATGAGGATGGCGTGCGCCAGGATCTCGATCTCGAATTCCTGCATGACCTGCGTGTCGCGGTGCGCCGCACGCGCTCTCTGCTGGGTCAGATGAAAGAGGCGTTGCCGCGTTCCTGCGTGCACTACCGCCAGGAGTTCGCCTGGATCGGGCGCTCGACCGGCGCGGTGCGCGATCTCGATGTGCAGACACTCGGGTTTCCCGCCCATGCCGCAGCGCTCAGCCCGAGCGGCATGAGCGACCTCGAGCCCCTGCGCGAGGCCATGCGCGCCCAGCGCAGCCGGGAGCGCTGTGGCCTGCTCGAAACCCTGGCCTCACCGCGTTACCGCAGGCTCAAGAAGGACTGGCGCGCCCTGCTGGAATCGAAGGATGCGACGGCCTGGGCCGCCACCGACGAAGCGCGCCAGCCTGCGCTTGCGGTCGCCTCGGCGATGATCCGCCATCGTTACCACAAGGCCTTCAAGGTGGGCGCCGCGCTGACGCCGGAGTCCCCCGACACCGAGATGCACCGGCTGCGCATGCAGTGCAAGAAACTGCGCTACCTGCTGGAATTCTTCGCGGCCCTGTTTCCGCGCGACGACGTCAAGCACCTGGTCAAGTTGCTGAAGGGCTTGCAGGACAACCTGGGGGAATTCCAGGATCTCAGCGTGCTGCTGGAGGCGCTGCCCGCGTACGCGGAAAAGCTGAATGGCGGCGAGCGCGCCAATCGCGCCCGCAATGCGCTGGGCCCCTTGACCGAACATCTGCTCCGGCGCAAGGGCGAGGTGCGCGCGGAGTTCGCCGCCGTGTGGGCGAAATTCGCCCATCAGCAGCACCAGAATCGCTTCAACAGGTTATTCGGTTCGGACTGA
- a CDS encoding MgtC/SapB family protein has product MDLFIQLIVSLAIGLLVGLERGWQERAAPEGSRIAGLRTFGLIGFLGGLWAVLAERFGALTFGLAFAVLAALMILAHREDVRRNRDIGITTVIAALVTFALGALAPLGQVEIAAAGAVLTTALLSLKPVLHRWLRRLEFQDLTAVIKLLLISVVVLPALPDQGYGPWQALNPYRIWWMVILIAALSFAGYVAIKWAGARRGILLTGLLGGLVSSTLTTLTFSRLARERHTDGVLAAGIVLASAVMLPRMLATVAVINPALLPMLAVPLGLMAGAAGLGAWWLGRRRADLSPESKLELGNPMKLLPALKFGALLALVMLLANGMHAWLGHEGLYAAAAISGITDVDAITLSLAQMAQGTIAEHTAARGIVIAALVNTAVKGALAAGIAGREMARRVLPVFGLTLAAGALGLYLAELLSLLA; this is encoded by the coding sequence ATGGACCTTTTCATCCAGCTCATCGTCTCACTCGCCATCGGTCTGCTCGTGGGTCTCGAGCGCGGCTGGCAGGAACGCGCCGCGCCGGAAGGCTCGCGCATCGCCGGCCTGCGCACCTTCGGCCTGATCGGATTTCTCGGCGGCCTGTGGGCGGTACTGGCGGAACGCTTCGGCGCGCTGACGTTCGGACTGGCCTTCGCGGTGCTGGCCGCGCTGATGATCCTGGCCCACCGCGAGGACGTGCGCCGTAACCGCGACATCGGCATCACCACCGTGATCGCCGCCCTGGTCACCTTCGCCCTGGGGGCGCTCGCGCCGCTCGGACAGGTGGAAATCGCCGCTGCCGGGGCGGTACTGACCACGGCGCTGCTCAGCCTCAAGCCGGTGCTGCACCGCTGGCTGCGCCGGCTGGAGTTCCAGGACCTGACCGCGGTCATCAAGCTGCTGCTGATCTCCGTGGTCGTGCTGCCCGCGCTGCCGGACCAGGGCTATGGACCCTGGCAGGCGCTCAATCCCTACCGCATCTGGTGGATGGTGATCCTGATCGCTGCGCTGTCGTTCGCCGGCTATGTGGCGATCAAATGGGCCGGCGCGCGGCGCGGCATTCTGTTGACCGGGCTGCTCGGCGGACTGGTCTCATCCACCCTGACAACATTGACCTTCTCGCGCCTCGCGCGAGAGCGCCACACCGACGGCGTCCTGGCCGCCGGTATCGTGCTCGCCTCGGCGGTTATGCTCCCGCGCATGCTGGCAACGGTCGCCGTGATCAATCCCGCGCTGCTGCCGATGCTGGCTGTCCCGCTGGGCCTGATGGCCGGCGCCGCCGGTCTCGGTGCCTGGTGGCTGGGCCGACGGCGGGCGGATCTGTCCCCGGAATCGAAACTGGAACTGGGCAATCCGATGAAACTGCTGCCGGCGCTGAAGTTCGGCGCCCTGCTCGCGCTGGTGATGCTGCTCGCGAACGGCATGCACGCGTGGCTCGGCCACGAAGGGCTTTACGCGGCCGCCGCCATTTCCGGGATTACCGACGTCGACGCCATCACGCTGTCGCTGGCGCAGATGGCGCAGGGAACCATCGCCGAACACACCGCCGCGCGCGGCATCGTGATCGCGGCGCTGGTCAACACGGCGGTCAAGGGTGCGCTCGCCGCGGGGATCGCGGGGCGGGAGATGGCGCGGCGGGTACTGCCCGTGTTCGGACTCACCCTCGCGGCCGGCGCGCTCGGGCTCTACCTCGCGGAACTACTGTCCCTGCTTGCCTGA
- the phoU gene encoding phosphate signaling complex protein PhoU — protein MESMFGHHISAQYNEELEDLRNRVLNMGGLVEQQIADAVTALVDGDGERCELVINRDVNVNSMEVEIDEECTRVLARRQPAAGDLRLIVAIIKTITDLERIGDQAEKVARIGLHLMEMERPKNRYMEIYNLGEHVRLMMHNTLDVFARLDPEAALQVTREDKNIDDEYEGVMRQMVTYMMEDPRTIRRSLDIMWSLRALERIGDHSKNICEYVIYLVNGKDVRHLSLEQMENAVRARQTRAGSGKQGQ, from the coding sequence ATGGAAAGCATGTTCGGGCACCATATCTCGGCCCAGTACAACGAGGAACTCGAGGATCTCCGTAACCGCGTGCTCAACATGGGCGGCCTGGTGGAGCAGCAGATCGCCGACGCGGTTACCGCCCTGGTCGACGGCGACGGTGAGCGCTGCGAACTGGTGATCAACCGCGACGTGAACGTCAACTCGATGGAGGTCGAGATCGACGAGGAATGCACGCGCGTGCTGGCGCGTCGCCAGCCCGCCGCCGGCGACCTGCGCCTGATCGTCGCGATCATCAAGACCATCACCGACCTGGAACGCATCGGCGACCAGGCGGAGAAGGTCGCCCGCATCGGCCTGCATCTGATGGAGATGGAGCGGCCCAAGAACCGCTATATGGAGATCTACAACCTGGGCGAGCATGTGCGCCTGATGATGCACAATACCCTCGACGTATTCGCCCGCCTCGATCCCGAGGCCGCGCTCCAGGTGACGCGCGAGGACAAGAACATCGACGATGAATACGAGGGCGTGATGCGCCAGATGGTCACCTATATGATGGAGGACCCGCGCACCATCCGCCGTTCGCTCGACATCATGTGGTCGCTGCGCGCGCTGGAGCGCATCGGTGACCATTCGAAGAACATCTGCGAATATGTGATCTACCTGGTGAACGGCAAGGATGTGCGCCATCTCAGCCTGGAACAGATGGAAAACGCGGTGCGCGCCCGCCAGACGCGCGCCGGCTCAGGCAAGCAGGGACAGTAG
- the phoR gene encoding phosphate regulon sensor histidine kinase PhoR, producing the protein MGLIGYWLRELGRLTLILAASLVVGAVFGLHRESLVIGLLLFLGWHLIKLHHFARWLIHGYEPEAGFSENIWSELYYQVYKLRERGRKRERKLKNLVERYRQSAAAFPDAALVLRRDNAIEWMNEAAATLLGLNLVRDIGQRVDNLVRPPAFVEYLQSGDYVEPLVLGSPVDNASTMQIYIVPYGDNQRLLIARDITKLHRLEVMRRDFIANVSHELSTPLTVISGYLESLVGKPRKPEQIEQALRQMQQQTDRMRNLVNDLLQISRLEMNEIQEDEADVNVPAMLHGLLADARMLGGERRHEIVLEADESVWLHGVNQYLYSAFANLVRNAVQYTPGGGRIVIRWYADAAGACFSVEDTGIGIPPHLIPRLTERFYRVDTGRSRSVGGTGLGLSIVKHVLRNHQAVLEVRSAPGQGSTFLCRFPPSRVVRKSGEAEIRLVK; encoded by the coding sequence ATAGGCTTGATCGGCTACTGGCTGAGGGAGCTCGGGCGTTTGACGCTGATCCTGGCGGCCAGCCTGGTGGTTGGAGCCGTGTTCGGGCTGCACCGCGAGTCCCTGGTGATCGGCCTGCTGCTCTTCCTGGGCTGGCACCTGATCAAGCTGCACCATTTCGCGCGCTGGCTGATCCACGGCTACGAGCCCGAGGCCGGTTTCTCCGAGAATATCTGGAGCGAGCTCTACTACCAGGTCTACAAACTGCGCGAACGCGGGCGCAAGCGCGAGCGCAAGCTCAAGAACCTGGTCGAGCGCTACCGCCAGTCGGCCGCCGCCTTCCCGGACGCGGCCCTGGTGCTGCGGCGGGACAACGCCATTGAGTGGATGAATGAGGCGGCCGCCACCCTGCTGGGGCTTAATCTGGTGCGCGACATCGGGCAGCGCGTCGACAATCTGGTGCGCCCGCCGGCCTTCGTCGAATACCTGCAGTCCGGCGATTACGTCGAGCCGCTGGTGCTGGGTTCGCCGGTCGATAACGCCTCGACCATGCAGATCTACATCGTGCCGTACGGCGACAACCAGCGCCTGCTGATCGCGCGCGACATCACCAAGCTGCACCGGCTCGAGGTGATGCGGCGCGACTTCATCGCCAACGTTTCGCACGAGCTCAGCACACCCCTGACGGTGATCAGCGGCTATCTCGAGAGCCTGGTCGGCAAGCCGCGCAAGCCCGAGCAGATCGAGCAGGCGCTCAGGCAGATGCAGCAGCAGACCGATCGCATGCGCAACCTGGTCAACGATCTGCTGCAGATCTCCCGCCTCGAAATGAACGAGATCCAGGAGGACGAGGCGGACGTCAATGTGCCGGCCATGTTGCACGGCCTGCTGGCCGACGCCAGGATGCTCGGTGGCGAGCGCCGCCACGAGATCGTCCTGGAAGCGGACGAGTCGGTCTGGCTGCACGGCGTCAACCAGTATCTCTACAGCGCCTTCGCCAACCTGGTGCGCAATGCCGTGCAGTACACGCCGGGTGGCGGGCGGATCGTGATCCGCTGGTACGCTGATGCCGCGGGGGCGTGCTTTTCGGTGGAGGATACCGGGATCGGCATCCCGCCGCACCTGATCCCGCGGCTGACCGAGCGTTTCTACCGGGTCGATACCGGGCGTTCGCGCTCGGTGGGTGGCACCGGGCTCGGCCTGTCCATCGTCAAGCACGTGCTGCGCAATCACCAGGCGGTACTGGAGGTCAGGAGCGCGCCGGGCCAGGGCAGTACCTTTCTGTGCCGTTTCCCGCCCTCCCGCGTGGTGCGCAAATCGGGCGAGGCGGAGATTCGCCTGGTGAAATAG
- the phoB gene encoding phosphate regulon transcriptional regulator PhoB gives MMPKLLLVEDEAPVREMLKFALADEDFEIIEAADAGEGFTLMRGQRPDLILLDWMLPGMSGVEFARRLKKDVANRDIPIIMLTARAEEDDKVKGLQEADDYITKPFSTRELKARIQAVLRRTAPGGQQELIQVGALCLDPIGHKVTVQGEEIDMGPTEFRLLHFFMTHPERVYTREQLLNNVWGQNVYVEERTVDVHIRRLRKVLATTGYDRHVQTVRTVGYRFSTQV, from the coding sequence ATGATGCCCAAGTTGCTGCTGGTGGAAGACGAGGCGCCGGTGCGCGAGATGCTGAAGTTCGCCCTGGCGGATGAGGACTTCGAGATCATCGAGGCCGCCGACGCCGGCGAGGGCTTCACCCTCATGCGCGGGCAGCGGCCGGATCTGATCCTGCTTGACTGGATGCTGCCCGGCATGAGCGGAGTGGAATTCGCGCGCCGCCTGAAGAAGGATGTCGCGAACCGCGACATCCCGATCATCATGCTGACGGCGCGCGCGGAAGAGGACGACAAGGTCAAGGGCCTGCAGGAGGCAGACGACTACATCACCAAGCCATTTTCGACCCGCGAACTCAAGGCCCGGATCCAGGCCGTGCTGCGGCGCACCGCCCCGGGCGGACAACAGGAGCTGATCCAGGTCGGCGCCCTGTGCCTGGACCCCATCGGGCACAAGGTGACCGTCCAGGGCGAGGAGATCGACATGGGGCCGACGGAATTCCGGCTGCTCCATTTCTTCATGACCCATCCGGAGCGGGTATACACCCGTGAGCAACTCCTGAATAATGTCTGGGGACAGAACGTCTATGTCGAGGAGCGTACCGTCGACGTGCACATCCGCCGCCTGCGCAAGGTGCTGGCGACCACCGGATATGACCGCCATGTCCAGACGGTGCGTACGGTAGGGTATCGCTTTTCCACGCAGGTATAG
- the rluD gene encoding 23S rRNA pseudouridine(1911/1915/1917) synthase RluD, translating into MATTAGEAGPPVYERRLSARIPDALAGLRLDRVLAELFPEYSRARLQQWMEEGRVSIDGRHPRPRDKARGGEQVELLARVEPDTAWQAEARALDLVYEDADLLVINKPPGLVVHPAVGNRAGTLLNALLHHAPELALLPRAGIVHRLDKDTSGLLVVARTLEAHKRLVAALQARAVEREYEAVVCGVVTAGGRIDAPIGRHPTQRTRMAVREHGRAAVSHYRVLERFRAHTHVRVNLESGRTHQIRVHMAHIRHPLVGDPVYGGRLRLPAGGAPALAEALRGFRRQALHARRLALTHPASGAEMEWTAPLPEDMEGLLAALRADMLQ; encoded by the coding sequence ATGGCCACGACGGCGGGTGAAGCGGGGCCGCCGGTATATGAGCGGCGGCTGTCGGCGCGGATCCCGGACGCGCTGGCCGGCCTGCGCCTCGATCGCGTGCTGGCCGAGCTGTTTCCCGAGTATTCGCGCGCGCGCCTGCAGCAATGGATGGAGGAAGGGCGGGTCAGTATCGACGGACGGCATCCGCGCCCGCGCGACAAGGCGCGCGGCGGGGAACAGGTCGAACTGCTGGCGCGCGTGGAGCCCGACACGGCCTGGCAGGCCGAGGCGCGCGCGCTCGACCTCGTCTACGAGGACGCCGATCTGCTGGTGATCAACAAGCCGCCGGGTCTGGTGGTGCATCCGGCGGTCGGCAACCGGGCGGGGACGCTGCTCAACGCCCTGCTGCACCACGCGCCGGAACTCGCGCTGCTGCCGCGCGCGGGCATCGTTCATCGCCTCGACAAGGACACCAGCGGACTGCTCGTGGTGGCGCGCACGCTGGAGGCGCACAAGCGGCTGGTCGCCGCGCTGCAGGCGCGCGCGGTGGAGCGCGAGTACGAGGCGGTGGTCTGCGGCGTGGTGACGGCGGGCGGGCGCATCGACGCGCCGATCGGTCGCCACCCGACCCAGCGCACCCGCATGGCGGTGCGCGAGCACGGCCGCGCGGCGGTCAGCCACTACCGGGTGCTGGAGCGCTTCCGCGCCCACACCCATGTGCGGGTCAATCTGGAGTCTGGGCGCACGCACCAGATCCGCGTCCACATGGCGCACATCCGCCATCCGCTGGTCGGCGACCCGGTATACGGCGGACGCCTGCGCCTGCCGGCCGGCGGCGCCCCCGCGCTCGCCGAGGCCTTGCGCGGTTTCCGGCGCCAGGCCCTGCACGCGCGCAGGCTGGCGTTGACGCATCCCGCGAGCGGGGCGGAGATGGAATGGACCGCACCGCTGCCGGAGGACATGGAGGGCCTGCTCGCGGCCCTGCGCGCGGATATGTTGCAGTAG
- the bamD gene encoding outer membrane protein assembly factor BamD, giving the protein MPGDAYQGPRRPARRPPFPLPAIVLLTAFALGAAACSGTANTRPDAAAADAAALYQAGHAAMQQEDYAGAARQFLRLESLYPGDPNTQQGQVEMIYAYYKQNDVASVLMSSERLIRESPGHPNLDYVYYLRGLAMFNQAQEALARENVEVRPRPPTADLALEYFGDLIERYPQSKYAEDARARMLHLQNTLAAFEVATAKIYINRGDYVNAGLHARAALENYPDSGAQTEAAAVANIAYRMLDLQRTQSPGAAPAAAPEARPDVGVTGAARAATVSRKEPPPTPNEPEEQAVANTPAVEPVPTPAAPEDEPSANPRPEALPGADWIARQDPGAYTLQLFSVADMAALRRFVHTHPLDGLAWFETRREGYPWYSLIRGLYPDATSARAAAAALPEELKLQPWVRRLGDIQALITTAP; this is encoded by the coding sequence ATGCCGGGCGACGCGTATCAGGGCCCGCGGCGGCCCGCCCGGCGACCACCGTTCCCCCTCCCGGCCATCGTCCTGCTTACGGCGTTCGCGCTGGGCGCCGCCGCCTGCAGCGGCACGGCGAACACGCGCCCGGACGCGGCCGCGGCGGACGCGGCCGCGCTCTACCAGGCCGGTCACGCCGCCATGCAGCAGGAGGACTACGCGGGCGCGGCACGTCAGTTCCTCCGGCTCGAATCCCTCTATCCGGGCGATCCGAACACGCAGCAGGGACAGGTGGAGATGATCTACGCCTATTACAAGCAGAACGACGTCGCCTCCGTCCTGATGAGCTCCGAGCGGCTCATCCGCGAGTCCCCCGGACACCCCAACCTGGATTATGTGTACTACCTGCGCGGCCTCGCCATGTTCAACCAGGCACAGGAAGCCCTGGCGCGGGAGAACGTGGAAGTCCGGCCGCGGCCGCCCACCGCCGACCTCGCGCTGGAGTATTTCGGCGATCTGATCGAGCGCTATCCCCAGAGCAAATACGCCGAGGACGCCCGCGCGCGCATGCTCCATCTGCAGAACACCCTGGCCGCCTTCGAGGTCGCCACCGCGAAGATCTACATCAATCGCGGCGACTACGTGAATGCCGGCCTGCACGCCCGGGCGGCGCTGGAAAACTATCCCGACTCCGGCGCGCAGACCGAGGCGGCGGCGGTCGCCAACATCGCCTACCGCATGCTCGATCTGCAGCGGACCCAGTCACCCGGCGCCGCTCCGGCCGCGGCGCCCGAGGCCCGTCCCGACGTCGGGGTCACCGGCGCCGCGCGCGCCGCGACCGTCTCCCGGAAGGAGCCGCCGCCGACACCGAATGAACCCGAGGAACAGGCGGTCGCAAACACGCCGGCGGTGGAACCTGTCCCGACGCCCGCCGCGCCCGAGGATGAGCCGTCCGCGAACCCGCGACCGGAGGCGCTGCCCGGCGCGGACTGGATCGCGCGCCAGGACCCGGGCGCCTATACGCTGCAACTGTTCAGCGTGGCGGACATGGCGGCCCTGCGGCGCTTCGTCCACACTCACCCGCTGGACGGCCTGGCCTGGTTCGAGACCCGGCGCGAGGGTTATCCCTGGTATTCCCTGATCCGCGGCCTCTATCCCGACGCGACGAGCGCGCGCGCCGCGGCTGCCGCGCTGCCGGAAGAGCTGAAGCTGCAGCCCTGGGTCCGCCGGCTGGGCGATATCCAGGCGCTGATCACGACGGCGCCGTAA
- a CDS encoding outer membrane protein assembly factor BamD produces the protein MRKLLICCLAAALLGGCATSGDKEESGAERLYELGKEALSEGYYETAIKHFEDLAARYPFGDNSAQAQLDLAYAYYKYDQPDQAVSTAEHFIKTYPRHPDVDYAYYLRGLANFGQTRGMLDDIADIDAAQRDPRAALESFQHFAEMVKRFPDSRYAADAVQRMVYLKNYLARHEMFVAAYYMRRGAYVAAANRARYVIETYPQTGSVPRALAVMAEAYEHLGLDDLAANARRLQELNPPPDGTGPGG, from the coding sequence ATGCGCAAGCTACTGATCTGTTGTCTGGCCGCCGCGCTGCTCGGCGGCTGCGCCACTTCGGGCGACAAGGAGGAATCCGGCGCCGAACGGCTCTACGAGCTCGGCAAGGAGGCGCTAAGCGAGGGTTACTACGAGACCGCGATCAAGCACTTCGAGGACCTGGCGGCGCGTTATCCCTTCGGCGACAACTCCGCGCAGGCGCAGCTCGACCTTGCGTACGCCTACTACAAATACGACCAGCCCGACCAGGCGGTCAGCACCGCCGAACACTTCATCAAGACCTATCCGCGCCACCCCGACGTCGACTACGCCTACTATCTGCGCGGGCTCGCGAATTTCGGCCAGACCCGCGGCATGCTCGACGATATTGCGGATATCGACGCGGCGCAGCGCGACCCGCGCGCGGCACTCGAATCCTTCCAGCATTTTGCCGAGATGGTCAAGCGCTTCCCCGACAGCCGCTACGCAGCCGATGCGGTGCAGCGTATGGTGTACCTGAAAAACTATCTGGCGCGCCACGAGATGTTCGTCGCGGCTTACTACATGAGGCGCGGCGCCTACGTCGCGGCCGCCAACCGCGCCAGGTATGTCATCGAAACCTACCCGCAGACCGGCTCAGTGCCGCGCGCGCTTGCCGTGATGGCCGAGGCCTACGAACACCTCGGCCTGGACGATCTGGCGGCCAACGCGCGCCGCCTGCAGGAACTCAACCCGCCACCGGACGGCACCGGCCCGGGCGGCTGA
- a CDS encoding P-II family nitrogen regulator, with the protein MKKVEAIIKPFKLDDVREALSDIGIAGMTVTEVKGFGRQKGHTELYRGAEYVVDFLPKIKVEVVVEDDQVDACMDAITRVARSGSIGDGKIFVTDVLKVLRIRTGETGPDAI; encoded by the coding sequence ATGAAGAAAGTAGAGGCCATCATCAAGCCGTTCAAACTGGACGACGTGCGCGAGGCGCTGTCCGACATCGGCATCGCCGGCATGACGGTGACCGAGGTCAAGGGCTTCGGCCGCCAGAAGGGGCACACCGAGCTTTACCGCGGCGCGGAGTATGTGGTCGATTTCCTGCCCAAGATCAAGGTGGAGGTGGTGGTGGAGGACGACCAGGTGGATGCCTGCATGGACGCCATCACCCGCGTCGCACGCAGCGGCAGCATCGGCGACGGCAAGATCTTCGTCACCGACGTGCTGAAGGTCCTGCGCATCCGCACCGGCGAGACCGGCCCGGACGCCATCTGA
- a CDS encoding NAD+ synthase produces MAQLDFLVGDVAGNAERMIAAASRARTGLAADCVVFPELALTGYPPEDLLLRPAMHERVRAGLERLARETRGIDVVVGYPRQCGDRLYNAASLLRDGAIVATYHKQLLPNYSVFDEKRYFVAGAEPCVVPIKGIPVGLTVCEDIWQPGPVEQCVGAGAQLIVNLNASPFHLGKRAEREAVLRARVLATRVPMLYLNLVGGQDELVFDGESFVMDAMGAVTQRVRAWEQELVVAEFRRDGEGRVAPIPGAVAAPLSDEASLYRAIVLGVRDYVDKNRFTGAVIGLSGGIDSALTLAIAVDALGPARVEAVMMPSRYTADMSWEDAQAEAAALGVDYRVIPIEPAFESFLAILREEFAGTRVDTAEENIQARCRGVVLMAISNKKGKIVLTTGNKSELAVGYATLYGDMAGGYAPIKDVPKTLVYRLARYRNALAAVIPERVFTRPPTAELAPDQKDEDSLPPYPVLDAILERYIERDVGAEQIIAEGFEAATVMRCIALVNRNEYKRRQAPPGVRVSRRAFGRDRRYPITSGFDDAGAAPRRDAESSS; encoded by the coding sequence ATGGCGCAGCTCGACTTTCTGGTCGGCGACGTGGCGGGCAATGCCGAGCGCATGATCGCGGCCGCGTCCCGCGCCCGCACCGGGCTCGCGGCCGACTGCGTGGTGTTTCCCGAGCTTGCGCTTACCGGTTATCCGCCCGAGGACCTGCTGCTGCGCCCGGCCATGCACGAACGGGTGCGCGCCGGGCTGGAACGGCTCGCGCGCGAGACACGCGGAATCGACGTCGTCGTCGGGTATCCGCGCCAGTGCGGGGACCGGCTCTACAACGCGGCCTCGCTGCTGCGCGACGGCGCGATCGTCGCGACCTACCACAAACAATTGCTGCCGAACTACAGCGTATTCGACGAGAAGCGCTACTTCGTCGCCGGCGCGGAACCGTGCGTGGTGCCGATCAAGGGTATCCCGGTCGGCCTCACGGTGTGCGAGGACATCTGGCAGCCCGGGCCGGTCGAGCAGTGCGTCGGCGCCGGCGCGCAGCTGATTGTCAACCTCAATGCCTCCCCGTTCCACCTCGGCAAGCGCGCCGAACGCGAGGCCGTGCTGCGCGCCCGCGTGCTGGCCACGCGCGTGCCGATGCTCTACCTGAATCTCGTCGGCGGCCAGGACGAACTGGTGTTCGACGGCGAATCCTTCGTGATGGATGCAATGGGCGCGGTGACGCAGCGCGTCCGCGCCTGGGAGCAGGAGCTGGTCGTGGCGGAGTTTCGCCGGGACGGAGAGGGCCGCGTCGCGCCCATCCCCGGCGCGGTCGCCGCGCCGCTGTCCGACGAGGCCTCGCTGTACCGCGCCATCGTCCTCGGCGTGCGCGATTACGTCGACAAGAACCGCTTCACCGGCGCGGTGATCGGGCTGTCGGGCGGGATCGATTCGGCGCTGACGCTCGCGATCGCGGTGGATGCGCTGGGACCCGCGCGGGTGGAGGCGGTGATGATGCCGTCGCGCTATACCGCGGACATGAGCTGGGAGGACGCCCAGGCCGAGGCCGCCGCGCTCGGCGTCGATTACCGCGTGATCCCCATCGAGCCGGCCTTCGAGAGCTTTCTCGCCATCTTGCGCGAGGAATTCGCCGGCACGCGCGTCGATACCGCCGAGGAGAACATCCAGGCGCGCTGCCGCGGCGTCGTGCTGATGGCGATTTCGAACAAGAAGGGTAAAATCGTGCTCACTACCGGCAACAAGAGCGAGCTCGCGGTCGGCTACGCCACGCTCTACGGCGACATGGCGGGCGGCTACGCCCCGATCAAGGACGTGCCGAAGACCCTGGTCTACCGCCTGGCGCGCTATCGCAACGCGCTCGCGGCCGTGATCCCCGAGCGGGTATTCACCCGGCCGCCGACGGCCGAACTCGCCCCGGACCAGAAGGACGAGGACAGTCTGCCGCCCTACCCGGTGCTCGACGCGATCCTCGAACGCTACATCGAGCGCGACGTGGGCGCGGAGCAGATCATCGCCGAGGGCTTCGAGGCCGCCACGGTCATGCGCTGCATCGCGCTGGTCAATCGCAACGAGTACAAGCGCCGGCAGGCGCCGCCCGGTGTTCGCGTCTCGCGCCGCGCCTTCGGGCGCGACCGGCGTTACCCGATCACCTCGGGTTTCGACGATGCCGGCGCCGCGCCGCGCCGGGACGCGGAATCATCGAGCTGA